In Mesotoga infera, a single genomic region encodes these proteins:
- a CDS encoding (2Fe-2S)-binding protein, whose amino-acid sequence LSFERVSQLIDKDPAYGRIVCQCNEVSETEVIQAIRDGARTIDGVKFRTRAGFGRCQGGFCSWNIAKIIARELNKDLRDVRQNSEGSWVVDRKVRQ is encoded by the coding sequence GCTTTCGTTTGAGCGAGTATCACAACTCATTGACAAGGATCCCGCCTATGGAAGGATAGTATGCCAGTGCAACGAGGTATCTGAGACAGAGGTGATTCAGGCAATAAGAGATGGAGCGAGGACAATTGATGGAGTGAAATTCAGAACAAGAGCTGGTTTTGGCAGATGTCAAGGCGGTTTCTGTAGCTGGAACATTGCAAAGATTATTGCTAGAGAGTTGAATAAGGATTTGCGCGATGTTAGACAGAACAGCGAAGGAAGCTGGGT